DNA sequence from the Verrucomicrobiota bacterium genome:
TGGACGAGAATGAGGTCAACGCGAATGACGGGTATTTACGGGTTGATCCCGTTCTCACGTATGACACCGTCACGTGGGGGTCTGGTGGTTTTAATGATTACCCGTCGGTTTACCACGGGGGCGCGGCTGGCTTGTCATTTGCGGATGGCCGCGCCGGCATGCACCGATGGAGGGATGAGCGCACCCTGAAAGCGACCCCAGGTGGTGGACAAAATAACGACACGGTGTGGCTCATGCAGCATGCCACCGAGCAGAAAAACGGGAATTCTTGGCCGTTGCCCAACCCCAATTAACCGTCTGCCGGTTGTCAGTGGTTCACTTGGATTCGTTCGAGGATGGCGTCGCCCATCTCCCGGGTGCCCACTTTGCGGATACCGCTTTCGCCTGGGGCACATATATCCCCGGTGCGGTAACCGTCTTTGATGGTCTGTTCCACCGCCTGTTCCACCGCCAGCGCCGCCTTGTCCATGCCGAAACTGTGATGCAGCATGAGGGCTGCGGATAAAATCTGGGCGATTGGATTCGCCAGGTTTTTACCGGCAATATCCGGGGCGGTGCCACCCGCTGGTTCGTAAAGGCCGAACTGGGTTTGGCCGGACACGGTTCCCAAACTGGCGCTGGGTAGCATCCCCAGGGAGCCGACCAATGCGGCCGCTTCATCGCTCAGGATGTCGCCAAAGGTGTTTTCACAGAGCATCACGTCAAATTGGCTGGGGCGGAGCAGCAATTGCATAGCTCCGTTATCCACGAACATGTGTTCCACTGCCACTTCCGGGTATTGGCGGCTCACGTCCGTCACCACCTGCCGCCAGAGTACCCCGTTTTCGAGCACATTGGCTTTATCTATGCTGGTGAGCCGCTTGCGACGCTGGCTGGCGGCGCGGAACGCCACATGGGCAATTCGCTCAATTTCCGGTGTGGTTGAAACCATGGTATCCACCGCACGCATAAAGCGACGTGCCACTCCACCCGTCTCGGGAACTTGAACCACCTCTTCCATGAATTTCGGTTGGCCAAAGTACAGGCCGGCAGTCAATTCGCGCACCACCAAAATATCAATGCCCCCCTGCTGTCGTTCTGGACGCAGCGGGCATACGTGCGACAAGGCTGCCGGCAAGCGCACCGGGCGCAGGTTGGCAAATAGGCCGAATTCCTTGCGCAAGCGCAGCAGGGCGGCGCGTTCCGGACGCTGATCGGCAGGTACGGTGGGGTCCCGTTGTGGCAGCCCGACGGAGCCAAACAGAATCGCATCCGACTGTTGGCAAAGTTTCAACGTGGCGTCGGGCAAGGCTTTCCCGGCGGCGTCAAAACCAGCCCACCCAACCGGCGCTTCGGTCAGTTCCAACCGGACGGCGAATTTCTGTTCGACGACCCGCAAGGTTTTGATCGCCTCACGCATGACTTCCGGCCCGATACCATCGCCGGCCAACACCGCAATTTTATATGCTCGATTACTCATAAAAAGCGCGGGAGCCTAGAGGGCTTGGGGCAGATTGAAAAGAAAGAAATGTGGTCTTGTTCGGAATTCGGCGGTGGGTGTTGGGACTTAGGCCAGTCATTACACCAACAATAGCGAAGAATCAGGTTGTTCCAGCCATGGTGCTTCCGAAGCTTTTCTGCAAGCTTCAATTCGCCTTATTAGCCGCCGTGGGCGGGAAGTTGGGCGGCATCCAGGCGGGCAGGGACTTGATCTCGTTGCGGGCGCTTTCGGAGACGGGGATGCCCCAGGTTTGGAAGAGGGGCCCGAGGTTTTTGCCGACGGTCTTGGAGAAGCGCACCATCCACTGGTCCCGCTTCTGGTCGTCGCTCTTGGGATGCTGCGCGGGCGGCAAGTCGCGGTATTCGGCAAAGACTTTCTTGAAGGCGTCCCAGCCGAAGCCCTCGCGCAACTGGATGTAGATGACGAGGGCCAGGAAGGGATCGCTCTTCCATTGCTCGTAGGGCGTCCCGGCGGCGAGGTGCTTGCGGATGTTCTTCTGGATATTATCGCTGGAGACGGCCCCATGCCCGCTGCCGGCGGGCAGGCCCACCACCGTCTCCATGATATACAGGGAGAAAATGTTCACGGTGACTTCGCCGGTGCCCTCAAAGGTCCAACTGCCGGATTGATGGTTGTGGCCGAGTTCGTGGAAGTGGCCCCAACTGCCCTTGGTGCTGAGTTTGGCGTAGTCCAGGACGGCTTCCTTGACGTCCAGATGCGTCATGATCGGGTAACCGGAGTGCATGTACCCGACGGAGATCTGCTCATCGCACACCATGCGCTCGGGGCGCTTGCGGTCCGCGCTGGTGCCGGCCAGTTCATCCTCGGCGGCGACGACGCGGTCCCAGTATTTCATCAGGGCCTCGGGGTTGTCGAGGTTGCGGACGACCTCGGAGGGCACGGAGAGAATCACGTGGGGGCATTCCAGTTCGGCCCAGGGCGCGGGGAGGGTGCGCTGGGTGGTTTTCCAATCGGCGTCGCTGGTCTTGCCGAGGATGTAGCGCGGGGCTTCGACGCCGCCGCTGACATGGACGGTGATGACGCCCAGATCGCACTTGCCGGGGACATCAATGTAAAGCGGCCCGCCGAACGCGCTGGCCACGGTGGTGACGGTTTGCTTGAGCGGGCGGCTCAGGGCGACCTCCGGCGCGCGCGACCAGCGGTCCTTGTTCCAAAGATGGTCGGTGTGGCAGCCGATGCGCACTTGAAACTTCTTGCCGGTGGCGCTCTCGGGCACCGTCACGCGGATGACTTCGCCGGGCGCGGCGTACAGGCCGGTGCCGTGCCAGTTGGGGACGGCGGTGTTGATTTCCAGGGCGCGATCCGCGACGCGCTTGGCCGTGGCGGGCACGCTGCCGGGGAAATTCGCGGCGGCGGGATGGGCGCGGACGGCCTCGGGCTCGGCG
Encoded proteins:
- a CDS encoding M60 family metallopeptidase, translating into MSRVLRRYCAAWKMILLVPFAVTAAFAQAPAGDLAFLLNGVKEIGAPGAPGNLCLFGPGAFPVVVGKEGTNVSVAIVAAARHGKGRVVIFGHDGYFTPDTHADTEKLLLNSLRWAGGAAGPGAAVRVALRKPGGLEKWLRKQPGITVELLNGPGWTEKLKTAQVLCAESEVAGTETEENALRAYIANGGGWVSGITGWGWAQIHAGKSLATEHHGNRVLFPAGLGWADGFAGKTTAKGFAADGNPSPLVNASLALTTLLNTNALAKINETALAQVAWSITQAARMLPPTDQTFLPRLKAITASAATALLPSGKHPLKTKDALARVLLTLQIQEAQRAEPEAVRAHPAAANFPGSVPATAKRVADRALEINTAVPNWHGTGLYAAPGEVIRVTVPESATGKKFQVRIGCHTDHLWNKDRWSRAPEVALSRPLKQTVTTVASAFGGPLYIDVPGKCDLGVITVHVSGGVEAPRYILGKTSDADWKTTQRTLPAPWAELECPHVILSVPSEVVRNLDNPEALMKYWDRVVAAEDELAGTSADRKRPERMVCDEQISVGYMHSGYPIMTHLDVKEAVLDYAKLSTKGSWGHFHELGHNHQSGSWTFEGTGEVTVNIFSLYIMETVVGLPAGSGHGAVSSDNIQKNIRKHLAAGTPYEQWKSDPFLALVIYIQLREGFGWDAFKKVFAEYRDLPPAQHPKSDDQKRDQWMVRFSKTVGKNLGPLFQTWGIPVSESARNEIKSLPAWMPPNFPPTAANKAN
- the leuB gene encoding 3-isopropylmalate dehydrogenase — protein: MSNRAYKIAVLAGDGIGPEVMREAIKTLRVVEQKFAVRLELTEAPVGWAGFDAAGKALPDATLKLCQQSDAILFGSVGLPQRDPTVPADQRPERAALLRLRKEFGLFANLRPVRLPAALSHVCPLRPERQQGGIDILVVRELTAGLYFGQPKFMEEVVQVPETGGVARRFMRAVDTMVSTTPEIERIAHVAFRAASQRRKRLTSIDKANVLENGVLWRQVVTDVSRQYPEVAVEHMFVDNGAMQLLLRPSQFDVMLCENTFGDILSDEAAALVGSLGMLPSASLGTVSGQTQFGLYEPAGGTAPDIAGKNLANPIAQILSAALMLHHSFGMDKAALAVEQAVEQTIKDGYRTGDICAPGESGIRKVGTREMGDAILERIQVNH